CAGCAGCAGCTGCATGCCCGGGCGCAGTTCGCCGGTCATCGTGGCCACGTTGAGGTGCAGCGGATCGGTGACCCCCAGCGCCTGGGTGACCACGTTGCGGTGCGGATGCGCGCGCGCCTGCTCGGCGGTCAGCGCGCCCTGTGCGATCAGTTCCTGCACGTAGCTGTGGTCCTGGCTGAGCTGGGCCAGCTTGCCGTCGCGCCACAGATAGGCGCGGCTGTCGCCGACCCAGGCCACCTCGAAGCGGTTGCCCTGCACCCGCGCGGCGACCACCGTGGTGCCCATCGGCAAGCTGTCGTTGCGCCGCCGCGAGGCGCGGATGATCTCCTCGTCGGCGATGCGGATCGCCTGCGCCAGCGGCGTGCCGCCGCGCACCTCGCGGACGATGGCCTCGCGCGCCAGCGCGCTGGCGACCTCGCCGCAGGCATGGCCGCCCATGCCGTCGGCGACCAGCCACAGGCCGAGCTCGTTGTCGCCGTAATAGGTGTCCTCGTTGAGCTCGCGGCGCAGGCCGACGTGGGTGAGGTGTCCGAATTCGATCATTGCGTGCCCGCGGCCGGCCCGGCGTCCTGTCATTCAAACGGCATCATCGCGGCCAAGCGGACATCAGGCAATCGTTGGCCGTGCCGCAGGGCAGGCGGGGTTCATGGGGGTACGGGCGCTACCGGGCGACGCGGCGCTTGTCCGCGCGCGGCAGGGACCGTATGATGCACGCCCCCGGTCCGCCGGGGACCACCCGGGAAGGTGGCAGAGCGGTTGAATGTACCTGACTCGAAATCAGGCAGGCGTTTATAGCGCCTCGGGGGTTCGAATCCCCCCCTTCCCGCCAGTTTTCAGAAGGCCCCGTCAGGGGCCTTTTGTCTTTTGACGGCGCTCGCCATGCGGCGCCGACATGGCGTTAAGGCCTGCCCGTTACACTTCCTCTCAACTATCGCTTGGGTGTTCCCATGTCCGAAATTCTGGCCCCCGTGTCCTTTGGCGAACTGCTCGACAAGATCGCCATCCTGCAGATCAAGTCCGAGCGCATCGGCGATGCGGCCAAGTTGGCCAACGTGCGCGCGGAGCTGTCGGCGCTGGAAAAGACCTGGATGGCGCATCCGGCCGCCAGCGGCGACGTGGCCCGGCTGCGGCTGGAGCTGAAGGCGGTCAACGAGCGCCTGTGGGTGATCGAGGACGAGATCCGGATCAAGGAGAAGGCGCAGGCCTTCGACGAGGAGTTCATCAAGCTCGCGCGCAGCGTGTACTACGAGAACGACGAGCGCGCGCGGCTCAAGAAGGAGATCAACCTGGCGCTGGGCTCCAGCTACGTCGAAGAGAAGTCCTACCAGGACTATCGCGGCGCGGCGACCTGAGCAAAACATCCGGGAGGCGTCGTCGCCTCCCGGATGGTCGGTACGGGCCGGGTGTGGACGGCTCAGGTGCGGGCGACCAGCAGTCCGGTCAGCCGGCGCACCAGCGGCAATGCCAGCAGCAGGGTGGGAAAGGCGATCAGCCACGACAACGCCCAGGCGCCCAGCCATAGCGTGTACACGCCCGGCGCCAAGCCGACCGTGCGCAACGTACTGATCATCGAGACCACGCAGGTCATCAGGATCGACAACAACAGCGGCATCACCCAGCCGGCATGGCGGGAATGCAGTTTGCGTGGGAAAAGCCGAGGGGAACGGGACATGGTGAGAACTCCGTAAGCCGGTCGAAGCAAAGGCGCCACCCGCAGGCCCGAGGCGCTGGCGGGAAACGGCCCCGGACGAATCCGGCGCGGTTGGCGCGTTGCTTGACGTAAACGCTTACGGCGGCGTCCGCAGACCGAAGTGGTGGCGAACGCGCGCCAGCATGGTAAGGCCGCGCTCGGCCAGCGCACAAGCCAGCCTACATGCCCTGGTCGGTGCGATAGCGCTCGAACGCGGCGATCGCGTCGTCCACGCCGATCAGCGCCATCACTTCGTCGAACTCGATCTTGCTGCCCCATTTCAGTTGCTCGGCCGGCTTGCCGAGGAACTTGCGCGCCGCCGCGTCGTACTTGTCCACGCAGTAGCGGATGTCCGAGTACGGGCCGCTGCGGCGCGGATTGCTGGCCGCGTGCAGGCCCAGCACCTTGCTGCCCACGGCGTTGGCGATGTGCATCGGGCCCGAGTCGGGGGTCATCACCAGTGCGGCGCGCTGCAGCAGCGCCGGCAGCTGCTTGAGCGTGTCGCGGCCGACCAGGTCCAGCAGCGGTGCGCGGGCGGCGGCGGCGATGGCGTCGGCGGTGCTGCGTTCCAGCTCGCTGCGCCCGCCGCACAGCACCACCCGCCAGCCCTGCGCGGCGGCGTGGTCGGCGACCGCGGCGTAGCGGTCGGCGTACCAGTTGCGGCGCACGTGGCTGGAGCAGGGCGAGATCAGCAGCGCCGGGCGGCCGTCGTCGGGCCATTGCGCCTGCGCCCAGGCGTGCGCGTCGTCCGGGATCGGCAGGTCCCAGCGCACCTCGGTCTGGCGCAGGCCCAGCGGTTCGCAGAAGCTGCCGATCGCGTCGAGCACGTGGATGCCGGGGCGGTCGGGGATGCGTTCGTTGACGAACAGGCCGTGCAGGTCCTTGGAGCGGCTGCGGTCGTAGCCGATGCGGCGGCGTGCGCGGACGAACGCGGACAGCACGTTGGCGCGCAGCGCCACCTGCATCTGCAGCAGCGCATCGAAGCGCTGCGGCGGCAGTTCGCGGCGCAGCGCGCGCATGCCGGCCACGCCGCTGCGCTTGTCGTAGGGATGGAACACCACCCCGGGCAGGCCATCGAGCAGCTTGTGCCCGGCCTTGTCGATGATCCAGTGCAGCGGCGGCGCGGCGGGCCAGGCGCGCTGCAGGGTGCGCACCAGCGGCACCACGTGGGTCACGTCCCCCAGCGCCGACAGGCGCAACAGGCACAGCGAAGGGAGCGTTGCTGCCATGGTGTTGTTAGACTCGCTGAATGGTTGCATTCGACGCCACCGAAGCGCTGACGCCGTACCGCGAGGGACGCGGCTATGGCGCCATTCTGTTCGACCGCCAGCGACTGCGGCAAGCCGAGCCGGCGCTGTTCTCCGCCGCGCACTGGGCCGAGCGCGCGCGGCCGGTGGACGAGGGCGGCCGCGGCGGCGCCTGGTTCGTCGATGCCCCGTTCGGCGCCAGCGTGCTGCGCCAGTACCGGCGCGGCGGCCTGGTCGCCAAGCTCAGCCGCGATCGCTACTTCTGGTCCGGCGCCGACCGCACCCGCAGCTTCGCCGAGTTCCGGCTGATGCGCGCGCTGATCGCACGCAAGCTGCCGGTGCCGGTGCCGCTGGCGGCCTGCTACCTGCGCCAGGGGCTGCGCTACCGCGCGGCGATCCTGATGGAGCGGCTGGAGGGCGTGCGCTCGCTGGCCGATCGCGCCCACGTCGCCGGCCGCGGCGCGCCGTGGGAGGAGGCGGGGCGGCTGATCGCGCGCTTCCACCGCGCCGGGCTGGATCACGCCGACCTCAACGCGCACAACATCCTGTTCGACGGCAACGGCCGCGGCTGGATGATCGATTTCGACCGCGGCGTGCTGCGCATTCCGGCCACGCGCTGGCGCGAGCGCAACCTCAAGCGCCTGCACCGCTCGCTGCTGAAGCTGCGCGGCGAGCGCAGCGTCGACGAGGTCGACAAGGACTACGCGCGCCTGCGCCGCGCCTACGACCTGGCCTGGGACCGGGGCTACTGATGGCCTGGGCGCTGCGCTTCCAGGGCGTCGGCAACGCGTCGGCGGTGGAACTGGGCTCGCCGATGGCCACGATCGAGCACGACGGTGCGCCGTGGCTGAGCATCGACTGCGGCGGCGAGGGCCTGAGCGCCTACCAGGCGCACTACCGGGCGATGCCGCAGGCGCTGTTCGTGACCCATGTGCACCTGGACCACGTGGCCGGGTTCGAGCGGCTGTTCGTGGACGCGTATTTCTCGGCACGGCGCGGCAAGGTGCGGCTGTACGTGCCGGCGCCGGTGGTGCCGCTGCTGCACAAGCGGGTCGGCGACTACCCGAACGCGCTGGCCGAGGGCGGCGCCAACTTCTGGGACGCGTTCCAGCTGGTTCCGGTGGGCGAGGCATTCTGGCACGAGGGGGTGCGGCTGGAAGTGTTCCCGGTGCGCCACCACTGGCCGGAAACCGCCTACGGGCTGCGCCTGCCGGGCGCGCTGGTGTGGAGCGGCGATACCCGGCCGATCCCGGAAATGCTGAGCCGTTACGCCAACGACGGCGAACTGGTCGCGCACGACTGCGGCCTTCACGGCAATCCGTCGCATACTGGCGTGGACGACCTGGAACGGGAATATCCCGCCGAGCTGCGGCAACGCATGATGCTGTACCACTACGCCAGCGCCGAGGATGCCGAGGCCTTGCGCGCGCGCGGCCACCGCGTCGCGCGGCCGGGCGAGTGCGTGGCCCTGGACGCGCCGCGCGCGCCGCAGGTGCCGCAGGTGCCGGCGCCATGAACGCGCTGCTGCGCCCGCCGCTGCCGCCGCTGCCGGCCACGCCGCTGGATCGGCTGGGACGGCCGCTGCGCGACCTGCGCCTGTCGGTGATCGAGGCCTGCAACTTCCGCTGCGGCTACTGCATGCCGGCCGACAAGGTGCCCGACGACTACGGCTTCGACGCGGCCTCGCGGCTGTCCTTCGAGCAGCTCGAGACCCTGGTGCGCGCGTTCGTGCGCAACGGCGTCAGCAAGCTGCGCCTGACCGGCGGCGAGCCGCTGCTGCGCCGCGACCTGCCCGAGCTGGTGCGGCGGCTGGCGCGCATCCCGGGCCTGGACGACTTGGCCATGACCACCAACGGCTCGCTGCTGGCACGGCACGCGCAGGCCTTGCGCGAGGCCGGATTGCGCAGGGTCACGGTGAGCCTGGACGCGATCGACGCGGCGACCTTCCGGCATATGTCCGGCGGCCGCGGCGAGGTGGCGCAGGTGCTGGCCGGCATCGAGGCGGCGGTGGCGGCCGGCCTGGGGCCGGTCAAGATCAATTGCGTGGTCCAGCGCGGCATCAACGACGACCAGGTGCTGCCGCTGCTGGCGCACTTCCGCGGCAGCGGCCACGTGCTGCGCTTCATCGAGTACATGGACGTGGGCACCTGCAACGCGTGGCGCCGCGAACGCGTGGTGCCGTCGGCCGAACTGCGCGAGCGCATCGCCGCGCGCTGGCCGCTGCGCGCGCTGGATCCGCACTATGCCGGCGAAGTCGCCGCGCGCCATGCCTTCGTCGACGGCGGCGGCGAGATCGGTTTCGTCAGCTCGGTCAGCGCGCCATTCTGCGGCGATTGCCATCGCGCGCGCGTGTCGGCCGACGGCCAGCTCTACACCTGCCTGTTCGCCGCCGCCGGCACCGACCTGAAGCCGGCGCTGGGCGGCGGCGAGGACGCGCTGGCCACGCGCATGCGGGCGTTGTGGGGCCAGCGCGGCGACCGCTACAGCGAACTGCGCGGCGACGCGCGCGCGGCGCGCGGCAAGCACGTCGAGATGTTCCTGATCGGCGGATGAGCGGCATGGACGAATCGCTGAACGACCGCTTGTTCGCGCTGGAGCTGGAATTGCTGGAGCCGGCGACGCGCGCTTCGGTCGCGCGGGTATCGGCGCTGCTCGACGAGGCGTTCGTCGAGTTCGGCGCGTCCGGGTGCTGCATCGACAAGCCGGCGCTGCTGCAGGCATTGCCGGCCGAGGCCGGCGCGGTCCGCTATCGCGCGTTCGACTTGCAGGCATGCTGGCTGGCGCCGGACCTGGCGCAAGTGCGCTACCGCAGCGAGCGCCACGAAGGCGACGGCGTGCCGGTACGGCATGCGCTGCGCAGTTCGCTGTGGCGCTGCCGCGACGGCGAATGGCGCATGCTGTTCCACCAGGGCACGCCGATGTCCGGCAATGTCTGAGCATGGTGCCGTGGGAGCGGCAGCGCAGCCTATGAGCGAAGAACAGGCCAAATACGCCGTCGCGGCGAGCAGGACGCTGACCCATCTGGACCCGCAAGGTCTGCCAACGATGGTCGACGTCTCGGCCAAGGCAGTCACCGCGCGCGTCGCGGTGGCCGAGTCGCGGGTGCGCTTTCCCGCCGCGGTGGCCGCGCAATTGCGCGCCGACGCGCTGCGCAGCGCCAAGGGCGGCATCGTCGACACCGCGGTGATCGCCGGCACCATGGCGGTCAAGCGCACCCACGAACTGATCCCGTTTTGCCACCCGTTGCCGATCGACGGCTGCCGCTTCGCGATCGACTGGGCCTCGCCGCAGGTGCTGCGCATCGAATGCACGGTGCGCACCGTGCACCGCACCGGCGTGGAGATGGAGGCGCTGACCGGCGCCAGCATCGCCGCGCTGACCGTCTACGACATGTGCAAGGCGCTGACCCACGCGATGACCATCGGCCCGGTGCGGCTGCTCGGCAAACGCGGCGGCAAGCGCGACGTCGGGAGCGCGGCATGAGCGTGCAGGTGACCGTGCTGTATTTCGCCAGCCTGCGCGAGGCGGCCGGCAGCGAACGCGAGCAGGTGCGCACCGCGGCCGCCGACCTGCGCGCGCTGTACGCCGAACTCGACGCGCGGCACGGCCTGCGCTGGCCGCCGCAACGCCTGCGCGTGGCCGTGGACGGCGCCTTCGTGAGTTGGGACGAGGCGCCGCGCGACGGCAGCGAAGTGGTGTTCATTCCGCCGGTCTCGGGAGGCTGAACGATGTCCACGCCGCAGCGGTTCCATCTTGCCGACAGCGCCCTGGACATCGCCGCGTTGCGCGCGCCGCTGGCGCACGCGCAGGCCGGCGCCTATGCCAGTTTCGAGGGCTGGGTGCGCGACCACAACGACGGCCGCGCGGTCGACGGCCTGCGCTACGAAGCCTACGCGGCGCTGGCCGAGGCCGAAGGCTGGCGCATCACCGACGAAGCGCTGGCCCGCTTCGACATCCTCGACCTGCGCTGCGTGCACCGCGTCGGCGATCTGGCGATCGGCGACCTGGCGGTGTGGGTCGGCGTGGTCGCCGCGCACCGCGGCGCGGCGTTCGACGCGTGCCGCTACGTCATCGACGAGGTCAAGGCGAGGGTGCCGATCTGGAAGCACGAGCGCTACCGCGAGGGCGACGCCGGCTGGTTGCATCCGGAGGCGTAGGGCCGGCCCCGGATACAGGGGCCGTCTACAGGGGCGCACGATTTGTGTCGTCAATGACGTGACGTGACGACCGGCCAAGACTCGTCCGCGCCATGGGTGCATGGCTCGGCCGATGCGGCGCTTTGCGAAGATTAGGGTGGCGACCCCGCCAGCTGACCTCGGCGCCCGCGTCGATCGATACGCGCCGTGGGATGCTGCCGTTGCGGGGATGGTTGCGCCGTCGCCACGGCCGGTGCCAACGACTGGCCAGGATCGACGCTTGCGGCACTGCGCGGGACACAGCCGCAGCTTGCCAGAACCCATCCGGTCGAAGTGACCGCATTTACCTGGCGGATGTGTTTTCAGGAAAAGGTGGCGACCCCGCCGGCTGACCTCGGCGCCCGCGTCGATCGATACGCGCCGTGGGAATGTTGCCGTTGCGGTGATGGTTGCGCCGTCGCCACGGCCGGTGCCAATGACTGGCCAGGATCGACGCTTGCGGCATGGCGCGGGACACAGCCGCAGCTTGCCAGCACCATCCGGTCGAAGTGACCGCATTTTACCTGGCGGATGTGTTTTCAGAAAAGGGTGGCGACCCCGCCGGCTGACCTCGGCGCCCGCGTCGATCGATACGCGCTGTGGGAATGTTGCCGTTGCGGTGATGGTTGCGCCGTCGCCACGGCCGGTGCCAATGACTGGCCAGGATCGACGCTTGCGGCACTGCGCGGGACACAGCCGCAGCTTGCCAGAACCCATCCGGTCGAAGTGACCGCATTTACCTGGCGGATGTGTTTTCAGGAAAGGGTGGCGACCCCGCCGGCTGACCTCGGCGCCCGCGTCGATCGATACCGTTGCTGCCTTCCGGCCCTGGCGGAGTTTTCGACCTAGCGTCGCGAGGGGCCGACGGGGCCACCATAGAGACGAAACCGCGCCAATGGCGCGGTCTTTCCCTTTGAACGCTTT
This sequence is a window from Xanthomonas sp. CFBP 8443. Protein-coding genes within it:
- a CDS encoding PP2C family serine/threonine-protein phosphatase; this translates as MIEFGHLTHVGLRRELNEDTYYGDNELGLWLVADGMGGHACGEVASALAREAIVREVRGGTPLAQAIRIADEEIIRASRRRNDSLPMGTTVVAARVQGNRFEVAWVGDSRAYLWRDGKLAQLSQDHSYVQELIAQGALTAEQARAHPHRNVVTQALGVTDPLHLNVATMTGELRPGMQLLLCSDGLTEEVDDAGIAATLGHDDCSAQECVDTLVAAALDGGGSDNITAILVRCH
- a CDS encoding DUF6165 family protein, producing the protein MSEILAPVSFGELLDKIAILQIKSERIGDAAKLANVRAELSALEKTWMAHPAASGDVARLRLELKAVNERLWVIEDEIRIKEKAQAFDEEFIKLARSVYYENDERARLKKEINLALGSSYVEEKSYQDYRGAAT
- a CDS encoding DUF2798 domain-containing protein; its protein translation is MSRSPRLFPRKLHSRHAGWVMPLLLSILMTCVVSMISTLRTVGLAPGVYTLWLGAWALSWLIAFPTLLLALPLVRRLTGLLVART
- a CDS encoding glycosyltransferase family 9 protein; translation: MAATLPSLCLLRLSALGDVTHVVPLVRTLQRAWPAAPPLHWIIDKAGHKLLDGLPGVVFHPYDKRSGVAGMRALRRELPPQRFDALLQMQVALRANVLSAFVRARRRIGYDRSRSKDLHGLFVNERIPDRPGIHVLDAIGSFCEPLGLRQTEVRWDLPIPDDAHAWAQAQWPDDGRPALLISPCSSHVRRNWYADRYAAVADHAAAQGWRVVLCGGRSELERSTADAIAAAARAPLLDLVGRDTLKQLPALLQRAALVMTPDSGPMHIANAVGSKVLGLHAASNPRRSGPYSDIRYCVDKYDAAARKFLGKPAEQLKWGSKIEFDEVMALIGVDDAIAAFERYRTDQGM
- a CDS encoding 3-deoxy-D-manno-octulosonic acid kinase gives rise to the protein MVAFDATEALTPYREGRGYGAILFDRQRLRQAEPALFSAAHWAERARPVDEGGRGGAWFVDAPFGASVLRQYRRGGLVAKLSRDRYFWSGADRTRSFAEFRLMRALIARKLPVPVPLAACYLRQGLRYRAAILMERLEGVRSLADRAHVAGRGAPWEEAGRLIARFHRAGLDHADLNAHNILFDGNGRGWMIDFDRGVLRIPATRWRERNLKRLHRSLLKLRGERSVDEVDKDYARLRRAYDLAWDRGY
- a CDS encoding MBL fold metallo-hydrolase → MAWALRFQGVGNASAVELGSPMATIEHDGAPWLSIDCGGEGLSAYQAHYRAMPQALFVTHVHLDHVAGFERLFVDAYFSARRGKVRLYVPAPVVPLLHKRVGDYPNALAEGGANFWDAFQLVPVGEAFWHEGVRLEVFPVRHHWPETAYGLRLPGALVWSGDTRPIPEMLSRYANDGELVAHDCGLHGNPSHTGVDDLEREYPAELRQRMMLYHYASAEDAEALRARGHRVARPGECVALDAPRAPQVPQVPAP
- the moaA gene encoding GTP 3',8-cyclase MoaA, encoding MNALLRPPLPPLPATPLDRLGRPLRDLRLSVIEACNFRCGYCMPADKVPDDYGFDAASRLSFEQLETLVRAFVRNGVSKLRLTGGEPLLRRDLPELVRRLARIPGLDDLAMTTNGSLLARHAQALREAGLRRVTVSLDAIDAATFRHMSGGRGEVAQVLAGIEAAVAAGLGPVKINCVVQRGINDDQVLPLLAHFRGSGHVLRFIEYMDVGTCNAWRRERVVPSAELRERIAARWPLRALDPHYAGEVAARHAFVDGGGEIGFVSSVSAPFCGDCHRARVSADGQLYTCLFAAAGTDLKPALGGGEDALATRMRALWGQRGDRYSELRGDARAARGKHVEMFLIGG
- a CDS encoding nuclear transport factor 2 family protein, whose product is MDESLNDRLFALELELLEPATRASVARVSALLDEAFVEFGASGCCIDKPALLQALPAEAGAVRYRAFDLQACWLAPDLAQVRYRSERHEGDGVPVRHALRSSLWRCRDGEWRMLFHQGTPMSGNV
- the moaC gene encoding cyclic pyranopterin monophosphate synthase MoaC; this encodes MSEEQAKYAVAASRTLTHLDPQGLPTMVDVSAKAVTARVAVAESRVRFPAAVAAQLRADALRSAKGGIVDTAVIAGTMAVKRTHELIPFCHPLPIDGCRFAIDWASPQVLRIECTVRTVHRTGVEMEALTGASIAALTVYDMCKALTHAMTIGPVRLLGKRGGKRDVGSAA
- a CDS encoding MoaD/ThiS family protein: MSVQVTVLYFASLREAAGSEREQVRTAAADLRALYAELDARHGLRWPPQRLRVAVDGAFVSWDEAPRDGSEVVFIPPVSGG
- a CDS encoding molybdenum cofactor biosynthesis protein MoaE; translation: MSTPQRFHLADSALDIAALRAPLAHAQAGAYASFEGWVRDHNDGRAVDGLRYEAYAALAEAEGWRITDEALARFDILDLRCVHRVGDLAIGDLAVWVGVVAAHRGAAFDACRYVIDEVKARVPIWKHERYREGDAGWLHPEA